GGGTCTTCATAAAAGAACAGCGGCAACAGCCCTTGGTCCAGAATGCCTTGCAAGGCTTTCTCTTTAGTTTGCATACGTTTTCATGGTTTCTTCAATGTCAGCCACGGTGCTGGTGGTGGCGTCACTGAGGCTGAACAATTTATTGAAGGCGGCAGCAGTGGCAAATTCCAGGGTTTTCTCCGGCGAATGCTGGTGCTGGAACCCATAAATAAGGCCCGCCATGAAGCAGTCGCCGCTGCCCACTTTGTCCAGAATCTGCTCAGACACATACTCTTGGGAGATATGCAGCTGATTCCGGGTGTACAGCGTGGTGAAATACCTGATTCCCTGGCCATGGTCAAACCGGAAGGTGTTGGCGACCGTGTGGCACTTCGGGAATTGGTTTATAATGGCTTTTGAGGTCAACTGTGCGTGCTGCACCAGTTTGTCTTTGGCAATGTCTTGCACCAATTCTTCTTGCAGCGGCATGCCCAGCATTTTGTTGGCGGCCCACACGTTGCCCATGATCAGGTCACAGGAAGCGGCCAGGGCAGGCATGATATCTACCGGTTCTTTTCCGTATTTCCAGAGTTTGGCGCGGTAGTTCAAATCCAATGATATTTGTATGCCTTTGGCTTTAGCCATTGCTAGGGCTTCGGCGCAGACATCGGCTACGTTTTGGTTAATGGCCGGGCAAATGGCACTGAAATGAAACCAGCTCACACCTGCAAAAACGGCCTCCCAGTCAATATTGCCCACTTTTAAATCAGCGAAGGCAGAACCAGCCCGGTCATAAATCACGCCGGCGTTCTTCACGTCTTTGCCTTTGGGCAGGTAGTAAATGCCCACGCGGTCGCCTTGCATGACCACCGGTTTGGTATCAATGCCTTTGGCATTCAGATAGGAGAGGAGTTCCTCTGATAAAAAATTCTCTGGCAAGGCAGTCAAATACGCCGATGGGACGCCCCACAAAGCCAAGGCGGTCGCCACGTTCAATTCCGCGCCCCCCACATAGAAGGCCAGCTTGTTTTCCTGCAGCCACTGGCCCTGCCCATCTGGACTGATGCGAAGCAACAACTCGCCAAAAGACAAAACTTTGCCCATAGTGCCTGCTTAGAAGTTGAAGAAGGATTTTGCGTTGTGGTAGCAGATGTTCTCCACCATTTGGCCCAGCCATTTCATCTCAGAAGCCGGTAACTGGCCGCCTTCCACGTCATTGCCCAGCATGTTGCAAAGAATTCTTCTGAAGTACTCATGGCGTGGGTA
This region of Rufibacter sp. LB8 genomic DNA includes:
- a CDS encoding sugar kinase, with product MGKVLSFGELLLRISPDGQGQWLQENKLAFYVGGAELNVATALALWGVPSAYLTALPENFLSEELLSYLNAKGIDTKPVVMQGDRVGIYYLPKGKDVKNAGVIYDRAGSAFADLKVGNIDWEAVFAGVSWFHFSAICPAINQNVADVCAEALAMAKAKGIQISLDLNYRAKLWKYGKEPVDIMPALAASCDLIMGNVWAANKMLGMPLQEELVQDIAKDKLVQHAQLTSKAIINQFPKCHTVANTFRFDHGQGIRYFTTLYTRNQLHISQEYVSEQILDKVGSGDCFMAGLIYGFQHQHSPEKTLEFATAAAFNKLFSLSDATTSTVADIEETMKTYAN